The window TAGGAAttgctgcctgggccctgggtactgactgtttgttttttgatctCCTCAGGTGATTTAATGTACAGCCAGTGTTAAAACCTCTGCTTTAAGGGATCTATGGTTGGATTCTTACATTTCATCTCTTCCAAGATTTAGCaagtttcctttttgtcttttctgcctgtaattcttttatttttcatattcactTTCCAACCTTTCACTATTCCATTCTCATTTATTCCCTCACACCTATTTGCTTTCTAATTAGCATATGGGACGAGGATACAAGTTGTTTCTTTGGGAGGTGAGCCTAGGAGATTCcagctggggagtggggaagaaagACAGGGCAGGGAAGTCAGCCAATAAAGGATGCATTGTCCAGGGTGCCCACTCTGGGCAACTAGAGCTTAATCTAGTTGGGGAGGTAAAGCACATACCTGAGAGTTAGCATATCTAAGGAGGAAGGGAGCTAGACTATTTATCTACCAATTCCTGCCAGTCTTCAGTTGAGGAAAGTTCCCAAGGGCTTTTCATTCTTTGCCACTTATAGCCTACAGGCAGAGTGGGCTAGAGCAACCAGAGGAGGCCCTGAAGCAAAGGGCTACCCGTGCTGACAGTTGGAAGTCTGGCCGGTACACAGCAGAGTGAAGCTACACCGGGCTCTTTCTCTCAACCACTGGTAAACAGGTTCAGGTTCAGCACCGTTACACTTCTTGGTTGTCTGCATCTACTCTGTTCTCCCTtggctttcttctatttttctcattatctCACTTCACACCATGACATCTCATACTTcgtctttcctcctctttcctttttcctctctggcACTCTCCTTTGATGTTTAAGGCTATGATCCTCTCCTTCCTCAGCATGATGCACGATGGTTAGGATTACTGTAAGGAGTAAGGGACCAAGCACGATCCACACTGCTGCCAGATCTAAACACTGATGTGTTTCCAAAACACATACTTGAGCTCAGAGCTCACTGTGCTGTGCCTCGCTCCTCTCTGACATGGCAAAATCATCCACCCCTACAGAGACTGAGTGGGGCATTGAATCTCTGATTGCTATTTTCCAAAGGTATGCAGGAAGGGACGGTAACAACCGCAAACTCTCCAAGACTGAGTTCCTAACCTTCATGAATGCAGAACTGGCTGCCTTCACGAAGAACCAGAAGGACCCTGGTGTCCTGGACCACATGATGAAGAAACTGGACCTCAACAGTGATGGCCAGCTAGATTTCCAGGAATTTCTTAATCTTATTGGTGGCCTGGCCATAGCTTGCCATGACTCTTTTATTAAGTTTACCCATTTCCAGAAGTAAATCTGAGGACCCTTTGGGCCTGACCTCCAGACTCGCCCCCTTTCCTTCCAGGCTCCCAATTATCCACTCCTCACAGCCCACACACACCCTGAGCCCAGTGCAACCACATCCCATGCAGGCCACTCCTGCttgtaataataaaacaatattatttttaacccccccccaaaaaaccccacatatttGATGACATCATCTTCCCAACTCTGTCCTCAAGATCTagcctttcttcctttcatgcCTTTACCAGATTCTGCATGTGGCTAACTCATTCTTTACTACCTAAATTGAATATCACTTCCTCTGTAAAGCCACCTTGAAAAGCCAAATTAATCCCCTCTTCCTCAGTGCTATCATAATGCTGTGTGCAAACCTTGGCGACAGAAATGTGCTCGTCACAAATTATCCTaagtatttatttacatgcttGTTCCCTCACACAGAACATGAATTTTGGGAAGACAGaagttatttctctttgtattcctTTCTCAAGTGGAGTGTTCCACAAAAGGATGTATTCCAAAAATGTTTGTAGGATTATTCCAAATTCATATTGAGTTGCAGTTGGTTTTGGAATATGAACAGTGTTTTACAGGTGTGCTAACAAACAAATCAGAGAAGCTTTAATCAGAAATGAGTTTTGGGAATTGTCGTGATACTGGAAGGGTGACAATAACGTTAGGAAGGTACTGAGATTTGAGGAAATACAATTATAATATGATAATATAATAGTCAAACTATACCTTGGAGGACAAATAGTGAGAACATTCATTATGTTAGAACCATTGTCATAGTCAACTCTTATTTGTATGATAAACATAGAATATCAGTCAATCAAAGGTACAGGAGTTATAATAGCTTTCCAGA is drawn from Camelus ferus isolate YT-003-E chromosome X, BCGSAC_Cfer_1.0, whole genome shotgun sequence and contains these coding sequences:
- the LOC102513138 gene encoding protein S100-A11-like, translated to MAKSSTPTETEWGIESLIAIFQRYAGRDGNNRKLSKTEFLTFMNAELAAFTKNQKDPGVLDHMMKKLDLNSDGQLDFQEFLNLIGGLAIACHDSFIKFTHFQK